The following proteins come from a genomic window of Flavobacterium crocinum:
- the porW gene encoding type IX secretion system periplasmic lipoprotein PorW/SprE: MKKNTLKYSFTFVFLFVLIACSTKKNTFLARSSHSIGTKYNILYNGGIGLEKGLQSIQANNEDNFWKILPIEKMQFDENFSEGEKAKNPDFEKAETKATKAIQKHSMNIGGRERNWQIDEAYLMLGKARYYDQRFIPAIEAFNYILYKYPESNNIYTAKIWREKTNMRLGNDAIALKNIKLLLKKTDLDKQTFADANALLAEAFLNLEQKDSAVSRLRIAEQFTRKNEERARYRFILGQMYQEEEKRDSAIYFYDGVIDLNRKADRKYMMHAYAKRAQLYDYENDNDTIFLKTFNKLVTDRENRPYYDFLFYEMGVFYDKKKDQENALKFYNKSLGRKSKDPYLMASAYRNIGNMYFKNTDYSMAAKYYDSTLVKLDPKTREYAFIEKNRKNLDNVIKYEAVAKRNDSIIKVYNLPANDKKIYFENYIAELKKKDEAKRLLEEKEKERLANIDLNSRAENPGNGAVNPNSLGKPAELEGAGIGMPMGMNESASTFYFYNPTTVAYGKLQFKKMWGSRTLGGNWRLAGIKSANDLAMNDTIADKEIANVSKDTIVPEKYTVAFYTKQLPTSEVAMDSIGKERNFAYYQLGLIYKEKFKEYKLASDKLEQLLRNNPEEKLVLPSMYNLYKIYQITDPQKAEAIKAEISSKYPTSRYAQILNNKSDDPNSSPDAEYKRWYKLFEEEKFEEVLANIDNLINQYSGEDIVSKYELLKANTLGKVNGLEAYKKGMENVADNYPNSEEGKSAREILEKQIPVLERLNFTTADNKSWKILYAVSNKDTKTVKQIEEAIRVFLLVENFERLTTSFDKYNLTESFVVINGLKSEAYARDVATVFKDDKKYKIAHPAIIISTDNYKVVQIKKNLDAYLTPKTP, translated from the coding sequence TTGAAAAAGAATACTCTTAAATATAGTTTTACTTTCGTTTTTTTATTTGTTTTGATAGCTTGTTCTACCAAAAAAAATACATTTTTGGCCAGAAGTTCGCACTCTATCGGAACCAAGTATAATATTTTGTACAATGGGGGAATTGGTTTAGAAAAAGGACTTCAGTCTATTCAGGCCAACAATGAAGACAATTTTTGGAAAATCCTGCCAATAGAGAAAATGCAGTTTGATGAAAATTTTTCTGAAGGAGAAAAAGCCAAAAATCCCGATTTCGAAAAAGCAGAAACGAAAGCAACCAAAGCTATTCAGAAACACTCCATGAATATTGGAGGAAGAGAGAGAAACTGGCAGATTGATGAAGCCTATCTTATGTTGGGGAAAGCAAGATATTATGATCAGCGCTTTATTCCCGCAATTGAGGCATTCAATTATATTTTGTACAAATATCCGGAAAGCAATAATATTTATACGGCAAAAATCTGGCGTGAAAAAACCAATATGCGTTTAGGTAATGACGCAATTGCGCTTAAAAACATTAAACTTTTACTAAAAAAAACAGATTTAGACAAACAGACTTTTGCCGATGCAAATGCGCTTTTGGCTGAAGCATTCTTGAATTTAGAACAGAAAGACAGTGCTGTTTCCAGACTAAGAATAGCAGAACAGTTTACCCGAAAAAATGAGGAACGCGCAAGATATCGTTTTATTTTGGGACAAATGTATCAGGAAGAAGAAAAACGAGATAGTGCAATTTATTTTTATGATGGTGTAATTGATTTAAACAGAAAAGCCGATCGTAAATATATGATGCATGCTTACGCAAAAAGAGCGCAATTGTATGATTATGAAAATGACAACGATACCATCTTTTTAAAAACATTCAATAAGCTAGTTACAGATCGTGAAAACCGACCGTATTACGATTTTCTTTTTTATGAGATGGGGGTTTTTTATGATAAAAAGAAAGATCAGGAAAATGCCTTGAAGTTTTACAATAAATCTTTAGGAAGAAAATCCAAAGATCCTTATTTAATGGCATCGGCATATCGTAACATTGGAAACATGTATTTTAAAAATACAGATTATTCGATGGCGGCGAAATATTATGACAGTACACTCGTAAAACTGGATCCCAAAACCAGAGAATATGCTTTTATAGAAAAAAATAGAAAAAATCTGGATAATGTCATTAAATACGAAGCAGTTGCAAAACGTAATGACAGTATTATTAAAGTGTACAATTTACCGGCAAATGATAAAAAGATTTACTTCGAAAATTATATTGCCGAGCTGAAAAAGAAAGATGAAGCGAAACGTCTCTTAGAAGAAAAAGAGAAAGAACGATTGGCTAATATCGACTTAAATTCCAGAGCAGAAAATCCGGGAAATGGGGCGGTAAATCCCAATTCTTTAGGAAAACCGGCTGAACTGGAAGGAGCAGGAATTGGAATGCCAATGGGAATGAATGAGTCAGCAAGTACATTTTATTTTTATAATCCTACAACAGTTGCTTACGGAAAACTCCAATTCAAAAAAATGTGGGGTAGCAGAACATTGGGCGGAAACTGGAGATTGGCAGGAATAAAATCGGCTAATGACTTGGCAATGAATGATACTATTGCTGATAAAGAAATTGCTAATGTATCAAAAGATACTATTGTACCGGAAAAATATACCGTTGCATTTTATACCAAACAGCTTCCAACTTCAGAAGTTGCGATGGACAGTATTGGTAAAGAACGCAATTTTGCTTACTATCAGTTAGGACTTATATATAAGGAGAAATTTAAAGAGTATAAATTGGCAAGTGATAAACTTGAACAATTGTTACGTAATAATCCGGAAGAAAAACTGGTATTGCCATCAATGTATAATTTGTATAAAATTTATCAAATTACAGATCCGCAAAAAGCAGAGGCAATAAAAGCTGAAATTTCATCCAAGTATCCAACTTCAAGATATGCTCAGATATTAAACAATAAATCAGACGATCCAAATTCCAGTCCGGATGCTGAATATAAAAGGTGGTATAAACTTTTTGAAGAAGAAAAATTCGAAGAAGTCCTGGCCAATATTGACAATCTGATTAATCAATATTCAGGAGAAGATATTGTTTCGAAGTACGAATTATTAAAAGCCAATACTTTAGGGAAAGTAAATGGTTTAGAAGCCTATAAAAAAGGAATGGAAAATGTTGCAGATAATTATCCGAACAGTGAAGAAGGTAAAAGTGCCCGAGAAATTCTGGAGAAACAAATTCCGGTTCTGGAAAGGTTAAACTTTACAACTGCTGACAACAAAAGTTGGAAAATTTTATATGCAGTTTCAAATAAAGACACCAAAACGGTTAAGCAAATCGAAGAAGCGATTAGAGTCTTTTTATTGGTTGAAAATTTTGAACGATTAACAACTTCTTTCGACAAATACAATTTAACTGAAAGTTTTGTAGTTATTAATGGTTTAAAATCTGAGGCTTATGCCAGAGATGTTGCAACAGTTTTTAAAGACGATAAAAAATACAAAATTGCTCATCCTGCAATTATTATATCTACAGATAATTATAAAGTGGTTCAAATTAAAAAGAACCTGGACGCCTATTTGACCCCAAAAACCCCATAA
- a CDS encoding bactofilin family protein, with protein sequence MFEKVKKNGTEQLGKTNRIVEGTSIVGDIVSKADFRLDGELIGNFTSQGKIVIGAKGSVKGEIICNNADIEGVFHGKIKVLEILNIKSTAQIHGEVAVGKLSIEPGADFTATCAMLTHSNPVIMLEDGKGTEE encoded by the coding sequence ATGTTTGAAAAAGTAAAGAAAAACGGAACAGAACAATTAGGAAAAACGAACCGAATAGTAGAAGGAACGTCAATAGTTGGAGACATAGTGTCAAAAGCTGATTTTAGATTAGACGGTGAATTGATTGGAAATTTTACTTCGCAGGGAAAAATTGTAATAGGAGCCAAAGGATCAGTCAAAGGAGAAATTATCTGTAACAATGCCGATATAGAAGGAGTATTTCACGGAAAAATAAAAGTTTTAGAAATCCTCAATATTAAATCAACTGCGCAAATTCATGGAGAAGTAGCAGTAGGAAAGCTTTCAATAGAGCCTGGAGCAGACTTCACAGCAACCTGTGCGATGTTAACACATTCAAATCCGGTAATTATGTTAGAAGATGGAAAAGGAACCGAAGAATAA
- a CDS encoding AtpZ/AtpI family protein, with translation MEKEPKNNRNKWIALINIPIQMGVIIFLFSYLGSWLDENHPNEKVYYHKILIMVGVALALYNVFRQVNEINKTK, from the coding sequence ATGGAAAAGGAACCGAAGAATAATAGAAATAAATGGATTGCACTCATTAATATTCCGATACAAATGGGTGTAATCATTTTTTTGTTTTCTTATTTGGGAAGCTGGCTCGATGAAAATCATCCGAACGAAAAAGTATATTACCATAAAATCTTAATTATGGTTGGTGTTGCTCTGGCACTATACAATGTATTTCGTCAGGTAAACGAAATCAACAAAACAAAGTAG